The genome window CCGCGATGCGGATCGACGTCCTCTCCGACACCGGTGCCTACGGCAACCACGCCATCGGCGTCCTGTTCCACGGCTGTCACGAGTCCATCGCCGTCTACCGCTGCGACAACAAGCGGCTGAACGCGGAGGCCGTCTACACGCACAACCCGCCGAGTGGAGCCTTCCGCGGCTACGGGCTGGGCCAGGTGATGTTCGGCCTCGAGTCGGCGATGGACGAGCTTGCTCGCAAGGTCGGCCTGTCGGCGTACGAGATCCGGAGGCGGAACGTGGTCCGGCCCGGTGACGACCTGGTCGTGATCGAGCAGCCGGACACCGACCTCTCCTTCGGCAGCTACGGGCTCGACCAGTGCCTCGATCTGGCCGAGCAGGGGCTCGCCTCGACGAGCGCCGACGCGAGCCAGAAGCCCAGGCCCGGCTGGAGGATAGGCGAGGGCATGGCCGTCGCGATGATCGCCACCCTGCCGCCACGAGGCCACCATTCGACCGCTCGCGTGACGCTCCATCCGGACGGCACGGCCGACGTCGTTGTCGGCACGGCGGAGTTCGGGAACGGCACCGCGACCGTCCACACCCAGCTCGCGGCCGAGGAGCTCGGCATATCTCCCTCAGCCGTGCGTCTCGTCACCGGCGACACCGGCACCAGCGGCTACGACACCGGCGCCTTCGGGTCGGCAGGCTCCGTGGTCGCAGGGCTCGCGGTGCAGAAGGCGGCCCACGAGCTACGCGCGCGGCTCGACGCGCTCGGCGGCCTGCGTGCCCTCACCGAGTCGATCACCGCCACCGCCACGCATGACGGCTCGAACCGGTCGCTCGCCTTCAACGTCCATGCCGTCCGCGTGGCCGTCGACCCGAGCACCGGCGAGGTCGAGATCCTCGACAACCTGCAGACCGTCGACGCCGGCCGCGTGATCAACCCCGAGCAGCTCCGCGGCCAGGTCGAGGGCGGTGTCGCGCAGGCGATCGGAAGCGCACTCCAGGAGGAGGTGGTCGTCCGGGACGGCGAGGTGATCACGCGGACGTTCCGCAACTACCGGCTGCCACAGATGGGCCACATCCCGCCGTTGCGGGTCCTCTTCGCCGACACGTCCGACTCCAAGGGACCCCGCGGCGCGAAGTCGATGAGCGAGGCGCCGTACAACCCCGTTGCCCCGGCACTCGCCAACGCGATCCGGGATGCGCTTGGCGTCCGCCCGCATGAGCTTCCGATGACTCGTGACCGGGTGTGGCGGCTTGCGCAGAGCGCGTCCGATGGTGTGTGATCAGGGCACTACGTCGGCCGCCTCGCATCAGCGAGAGCGGCCGTTATTGTTCCGTGACCTTGACGTGATCAGGCCGTGACCGCGGCACGGCGGTGCCACTCGCCCACCCCGGTCGCGGCGGCGATCAGCACGCCCGCCAGCAGGAGCCCCCAGCCCAGGTGGACCTTGAGCAGCGCGGCACCCGCCGCGGCGCCGAGCAGGATGAGCAGGACGGCGGCGAAACGCCGACCGGAGCCGCCCCCCTTGCCGGAGCCGAAGACCGAGTCGGCAGCCAGCCCCGTGAGTGTCGACGTGACCACGACGGTGGTGACGTCCTTGATCGCGATGTGTCGCGCCGCCGCCGCCTGGATGCCCATGGCGACAGCGCCGATCGTCGTGACGGTGACCATGATCCCGTGCTCCGGGTCGTCGCCGGCGACGAAGAGCACGACCGCGAGCGCGACCATCACCGCCGCGACCGCCGCGAAGAGCACCGTGGTCACGGCCGTCCAGGCGCCCGTGACGCGTCGCAGGGAGCGGCCGCCGATCGCGGCGCCGAGCAGGAAGCCGAGCAGTGCCAGAGAGGGACCGAGCACCGGCAGGCCGCTGCCGCCCACGACGGCCATGCCGAGCACCACGACGTTGCCGGTCATGTTGCCGGTGAAGACCTTGTCCAGGCCGAGGTAGCCGACCGCGTCGTTGATCCCGGTGGTGAAGGTCAGCACCAGCATCAGCCACAGGTGCATCGTCGGAGCGGGTACGGCGCGCAGGCGGTCAGTCACATCGCGAATGGTAGGGGCTGGGCCGGTCGCCCGGACGATCAGGAGGCCGCGAGCGTCTCGGCCGCCGTCGCGAGGTCCTGGACACCTTGGGCAAGCTCCTCGGGACGGTCGGTGGTCAGGTCGAGTAGGAAGCCGTAGAGGGCCGAGTCGACCATCCTGACGATCCGCGGCGCACGGTCCTCCTGTGCCCCGCTGCGGACGAGGTAGGCACGCAGGGTCTCCACCCAGATCTCGTTGCTGGCGCGCACGGCGGCGCGGTAGGGCTCCTCGCCGATCAGGCCGGTGGCCGCTGCCTGGACGTAGACGTGCAGACAGCCGAAGAGCGGCTCGCGTTGGTAGGCCAGCCACAGCCGGTTGACCGCGGCACCCACACCGTCAGCGACCGGCAGCCCGTCGATCATCGCCCGGGCCCGCTCGCACGAGCGCGTGACCACGTCGGTCACGAGCTGGTCGCGGCTGCCGAAGTGGTAGATGAGCATGCGGTCGCTCGTGCCGATCGCGGCGGCGAGGGGACGGAGGGTCAGGCCGATCAGTCCGTGGGCGAGGACATGGTCGGTGACCTGGTCCAAGAGCTCGTCTCGCCGCGACATGACCAGAAGTGTAGCGAGTGCTACAGTCCGTAGCAGTCGCTACATTTGTTGATTCTTGGAGTTTCCATGGCCGCGTTCCTGGCGCTGTTCGGTGCGATCGCGTTCGAGATCGCCTCGACCCTGTCCCTGCCCAAGACCCGCGAGTTCCACGACCTCCCGTGGACCGCCACGGTCCTGGTCGGCTACGGCGTCTCCTTCTGGCTGCTGACGCTCGCGCTCCGTGAGATCCAGGTGTCGACGACGTACGCCATCTGGTCCGGCGTCGGCACCGCCGCCACCGCGATCCTCGCGACGGTCTTCCTCGGCGACACGATGACGTGGACCAAGGCCTTCTGGCTCGGCGTGATCATCGCGGGAGTCATCGGCCTGAACCTGTCCGGCACGACCCACGCCTAGATATCTGCAGCTGCGGCCCTGCCGGCGGCGCGGCCGGAGAAGAGGCAGCCGCCCAGGAAGGTGCCCTCGAGCGCGTTGTAGCCCATCATCCCGCCGCCGCCGAAGCCGCTGACCTCACCGGCCGCGTAGAGCCCGGGCAGCGGCACGCCGGCGGACGTCAGGCAGCGGCCCGAGAGATCCGTCTCGAGACCACCGAGCGACTTGCGCGACAGGATGTGCAGCTTCACGGCGATCAGCGGCCCGTGCTCGGGGTCGAGCAGGCGGTGCGGCTTGGCCACACGCGAGATCTTGTCGCCGCGGTAGTGGCGCGCGGAGTAGACGGCAGTCAGCTGGGCGTCCTTGGTGAAGGGGTTCGCGATCTCCCGGTCGCGCCGCTCGATGATCGTGCGCAGCGCAGCCTCGTCGATCGACGGCCCGACCGGCTCGACCGAGGCCAGCCGGTTCATCCCCGCCACCAGCTCGGACAACGACGAGGCGACGACGAAGTCCTCGCCGTGCTCCATGAACGCGTGCACCGGCCCCGGCCCCTTGCGCGCGCGGTCGATGACGCCGCGGATCGACTTGCCGGTCATGTCCGGGTTCTGCTCGGAACCCGACAGCGCGAACTCCTTGTTGATGATCGACTTCGTCAGCACGAACCACGAGTAGTCATAACCCGTCGACCGCAGATGCTTGAGCGTCCCCAGGGTGTCGAAGCCCGGGAAGTTCGGCGCCGGCAGCCGCTCACCCGTGGCCGAGAGCCAGAGCGACGACGGTCCCGGCAGGATCCGGATGCCGTGGTTGGCCCAGATCGGGTCCCAGTTCCGGATGCCCTCGACGTAGTGCCACATCCGGTCCTCGTTGATGATCCGCGCACCGGTCTCGCTGGTGATCGTGAGCATCCGGCCGTCGACGTGTGCGGGCACGCCGGCGACCATGGTCTTCGGCGGCTCCCCGAGCCGGGAGGGCCAGGCACGACGTACGAGATCATGGTTGCCCCCGATGCCACCGCTGGTCACGATGACGGCGGAGCCGCGCAGCTCGAAGTCACCGATCTCGACGCGGGAGGACCCTTCGCCCCGCTTGATGCCAGAGGCCTCCAGCAGCTTCCCCCGTACGCCGACAGAAACTCCGCCCTCGACGATGATCTCGTCCACGCGGTGCCTGTGGGCGAAGCGGATCCGCCCGGACTCGACGTGCAGCCGCACGCGTCGCTCGAACGGATCGACCACGCCGGGGCCGGTGCCCCACGTCAGGTGGAAGCGCGGCACCGAGTTGCCGTGGCCGTCCGCACGACCGTCGCCCCGCTCGGCCCAGCCGACGATCGGGAAGACACGGTGGCCCATCTCGCGCAGCCACGCGCGCTTCTCACCCGCGGCCCAGTTGACGTAGGCCTCGGCCCAGCGGCGCGGCCAGAGGTCGTCGTCGCGGTCGAACTGCGCCGAGCCCATCCAGTCCTGCATCGCGAGCTCGACGGAGTCCTTGATGCCCATCCGCCGCTGCTCGGGAGAGTCGACGAAGAAGAGGCCGCCCAGCGACCAGAATGCCTGCCCGCCCAGGGACTGCTCGGGCTCCTGGTCGACGAGCACGACCGA of Nocardioides sp. Kera G14 contains these proteins:
- a CDS encoding DUF1275 family protein, producing the protein MTDRLRAVPAPTMHLWLMLVLTFTTGINDAVGYLGLDKVFTGNMTGNVVVLGMAVVGGSGLPVLGPSLALLGFLLGAAIGGRSLRRVTGAWTAVTTVLFAAVAAVMVALAVVLFVAGDDPEHGIMVTVTTIGAVAMGIQAAAARHIAIKDVTTVVVTSTLTGLAADSVFGSGKGGGSGRRFAAVLLILLGAAAGAALLKVHLGWGLLLAGVLIAAATGVGEWHRRAAVTA
- a CDS encoding TetR/AcrR family transcriptional regulator produces the protein MSRRDELLDQVTDHVLAHGLIGLTLRPLAAAIGTSDRMLIYHFGSRDQLVTDVVTRSCERARAMIDGLPVADGVGAAVNRLWLAYQREPLFGCLHVYVQAAATGLIGEEPYRAAVRASNEIWVETLRAYLVRSGAQEDRAPRIVRMVDSALYGFLLDLTTDRPEELAQGVQDLATAAETLAAS
- a CDS encoding DMT family transporter yields the protein MAAFLALFGAIAFEIASTLSLPKTREFHDLPWTATVLVGYGVSFWLLTLALREIQVSTTYAIWSGVGTAATAILATVFLGDTMTWTKAFWLGVIIAGVIGLNLSGTTHA
- a CDS encoding FAD-binding dehydrogenase; translation: MSDVADIVVVGHGLAGLVAAAEAADAGRSVVLVDQEPEQSLGGQAFWSLGGLFFVDSPEQRRMGIKDSVELAMQDWMGSAQFDRDDDLWPRRWAEAYVNWAAGEKRAWLREMGHRVFPIVGWAERGDGRADGHGNSVPRFHLTWGTGPGVVDPFERRVRLHVESGRIRFAHRHRVDEIIVEGGVSVGVRGKLLEASGIKRGEGSSRVEIGDFELRGSAVIVTSGGIGGNHDLVRRAWPSRLGEPPKTMVAGVPAHVDGRMLTITSETGARIINEDRMWHYVEGIRNWDPIWANHGIRILPGPSSLWLSATGERLPAPNFPGFDTLGTLKHLRSTGYDYSWFVLTKSIINKEFALSGSEQNPDMTGKSIRGVIDRARKGPGPVHAFMEHGEDFVVASSLSELVAGMNRLASVEPVGPSIDEAALRTIIERRDREIANPFTKDAQLTAVYSARHYRGDKISRVAKPHRLLDPEHGPLIAVKLHILSRKSLGGLETDLSGRCLTSAGVPLPGLYAAGEVSGFGGGGMMGYNALEGTFLGGCLFSGRAAGRAAAADI